In Synechococcus sp. HK05, a genomic segment contains:
- a CDS encoding DUF3493 domain-containing protein: MASQSREPLDPALRARLLQEAKTPWRGLRRGLWLAFTASAAVGLATMAMRASVGDAVALSDLGIQVGALVLFGGLLWRDRNPSVDDSSV, translated from the coding sequence ATGGCATCACAGTCCCGTGAGCCCCTTGATCCGGCCCTGCGTGCTCGCTTGTTGCAGGAGGCCAAAACGCCTTGGCGTGGGCTGCGTCGGGGCCTCTGGCTGGCGTTCACCGCATCAGCCGCCGTTGGTTTGGCCACGATGGCGATGCGTGCATCCGTCGGCGATGCCGTGGCGCTCAGTGATCTAGGAATCCAGGTTGGGGCCCTGGTGCTCTTCGGTGGCTTGCTCTGGCGTGACCGCAACCCCAGCGTCGACGACAGCAGCGTCTGA
- a CDS encoding low-complexity tail membrane protein, whose amino-acid sequence MNPARREPLLWLQLLGLAALPLEALLLLLVLAGADPGPFPGFERVLAWALGALAPAVLFWRFPPDLWSLLLLQVPLRGRRPEQLRLSALQGVLPLKLLSAAGAVLLLPLLWWADASAGLAWAWSPLSASPRLVVLLVSVPLLALMLWQWQQLIQAVWMLTRPASLVEQTLPLTQAVAADTRLNAGLPLLLLPPLAMDAASESPAEPPQPEPSVAVDQDAADPSEPVPAAEPESEPEAHPEAEPIEASQPEPAEHSEPTEESVETAPEPPDDPAAASDAAVVDAGVAVTPEQATEEHQGPNLDS is encoded by the coding sequence GTGAATCCGGCAAGACGCGAACCCCTGCTGTGGCTCCAGCTCCTGGGGCTCGCGGCCTTGCCGCTCGAGGCGCTGCTGCTGCTGTTGGTGCTTGCCGGCGCAGATCCCGGCCCCTTTCCCGGCTTTGAGCGCGTACTGGCCTGGGCCCTGGGAGCCCTGGCACCGGCTGTTTTGTTCTGGCGATTTCCGCCCGACCTGTGGTCGCTGCTGCTGCTGCAGGTTCCTCTGCGAGGCCGGCGGCCCGAACAACTGCGCTTGAGCGCTCTTCAGGGAGTTCTGCCGCTCAAACTCCTATCAGCCGCAGGGGCTGTGCTGTTGTTGCCCCTGCTGTGGTGGGCGGACGCCAGCGCAGGCCTGGCCTGGGCCTGGTCACCCCTGTCCGCCAGTCCGCGACTGGTGGTGCTGCTGGTGAGCGTGCCGCTGTTGGCCCTGATGCTCTGGCAGTGGCAGCAACTGATTCAGGCGGTGTGGATGCTCACCAGGCCTGCAAGCCTCGTGGAGCAAACCCTGCCCCTCACCCAGGCCGTCGCCGCAGACACACGCCTCAATGCAGGGCTACCGCTGCTGTTGTTGCCCCCTCTGGCCATGGACGCCGCCAGCGAATCTCCTGCGGAACCACCGCAGCCGGAACCCTCAGTGGCTGTTGATCAGGACGCAGCCGACCCAAGCGAGCCCGTCCCGGCAGCGGAACCCGAATCCGAACCCGAGGCCCATCCCGAAGCCGAGCCCATCGAAGCTTCACAACCAGAGCCAGCCGAGCACTCGGAGCCAACAGAAGAATCCGTTGAAACAGCTCCGGAGCCGCCGGACGACCCTGCTGCAGCCTCAGACGCTGCTGTCGTCGACGCTGGGGTTGCGGTCACGCCAGAGCAAGCCACCGAAGAGCACCAGGGCCCCAACCTGGATTCCTAG
- the infB gene encoding translation initiation factor IF-2, which translates to MTSSGKVRIYELSKDLGLENKDVLDAAEKLSIAAKSHSSSISDDEAARIRTLIKTGGNGTKAAAAPAPAAPPQKAILSVKKAPSAPAPAAPQAPTKPAASTPAAPAKPAAPSAPAAAKPPVAAPARPAAPAPAAAKPAPAPAKPAPSAAKPAAPTPRPAAPAPQAAKPVAPPARPAAPAAPPARPAAAKPTAAPARPGAPAPGRPAPAIVSKAPAGAPPVRKPAPPSAAAPSRPVAPPQRPAAAPTRPGAPAPTRPGAGGGNKPQLVGRPQSGQGGSRPAPPSGRPSLSQRPGMPTRPGAPAPVRGAKPGTPPARPQVELVGKPIRRDVGGPAGGSNRPAPPTRPGMPGMRKPVAPGELMQLQKPGARPAAAPPRRPGAPAGAAGADGDQAARPVATPPSAPRRPNFRAPQPPAGGRPRRPDWDDSAKLEALRSRSPQKQRQKVHIIGENDDALTAETGGYAGEQEAVVLQASLARPAKPRAAATAQRKPTAVARKRKKETTRQRQRRRAMELRAAREAKLQRPEMLIVPEGNLTVQELADRLGVDSSEIIKSLFFKGIIATVTQTLDLSAIENVSEEFGVPVLEDDVEAAAAKTVEMIEESDLAHLIRRPPVVTVMGHVDHGKTSLLDSIRKTRVTAGEAGGITQHIGAYQVEVPHAGEQRKITFLDTPGHEAFTAMRARGTKVTDVAVLVVAADDGVRPQTLEAISHARAAKVPIVVAINKIDKEGASPDRVKQELSSHELVAEDWGGNTVMVPVSAIKGENIDKLLEMILLVTEVEDLQANPDRMAKGTVIEAHLDKAKGPVATLLIQNGTLRTGDVLAAGPILGKVRAMVDDNGKRVKEAGPSYAVEALGFSEVPTAGDEFEVYPDEKSARAVVGDRATEARATRLAQQMASRRVSLASMSGQASEGELKELNLILKADVQGSVEAILGSLEQLPQEEVQVRVLLSAPGEVTETDVDLAAASGAVIVGFNTSMAPGAKRAADATGVDVRDYDVIYKLLEDIQMAMEGLLEPELVEEGLGEAEVRAVFTIGKSAVAGCYVTNGKLQRNCKVRVWRGKEKVYEGDLDSLRRGKDDQKEVATGFECGIGCDRFANWQEGDRVEAYKLVTQRRTLST; encoded by the coding sequence ATGACCAGCAGCGGCAAAGTCAGGATTTACGAGCTGTCCAAGGACTTGGGCCTTGAGAACAAGGACGTGCTCGATGCCGCCGAGAAGCTCTCGATCGCCGCGAAGAGCCACAGCAGCTCCATCAGCGACGACGAGGCAGCTCGCATCCGCACGCTGATCAAAACCGGCGGCAACGGCACCAAAGCCGCTGCAGCGCCGGCACCAGCTGCGCCGCCCCAGAAAGCCATCCTTTCGGTGAAGAAAGCACCGTCCGCACCGGCACCGGCTGCTCCTCAGGCCCCAACCAAACCAGCGGCAAGCACTCCCGCCGCACCGGCCAAACCGGCGGCGCCTTCCGCTCCGGCCGCCGCCAAGCCGCCAGTGGCCGCTCCAGCACGTCCTGCCGCGCCCGCTCCGGCTGCTGCTAAGCCCGCTCCAGCGCCTGCCAAGCCGGCCCCGTCAGCCGCCAAGCCCGCCGCGCCCACGCCGCGCCCCGCGGCTCCTGCACCCCAAGCCGCTAAGCCGGTGGCCCCTCCGGCACGCCCGGCGGCTCCCGCTGCACCACCGGCACGCCCGGCCGCTGCCAAGCCCACCGCTGCTCCGGCACGTCCTGGCGCTCCAGCCCCCGGCCGGCCCGCTCCAGCGATCGTGTCGAAGGCGCCTGCAGGTGCACCACCGGTTCGCAAGCCCGCACCCCCCAGCGCTGCCGCACCATCGCGCCCGGTGGCGCCGCCGCAGCGACCGGCTGCAGCGCCCACACGCCCCGGCGCCCCTGCCCCCACCCGGCCTGGCGCCGGCGGCGGTAACAAGCCCCAATTGGTGGGCCGTCCCCAGAGCGGTCAGGGCGGTAGCCGCCCAGCCCCTCCCTCCGGTCGTCCATCGCTGAGCCAGCGCCCCGGCATGCCGACCCGTCCAGGTGCCCCGGCGCCTGTACGCGGCGCCAAGCCCGGCACCCCCCCGGCGCGCCCCCAGGTGGAGCTGGTCGGCAAACCGATCCGCCGCGATGTGGGGGGCCCTGCCGGAGGTAGCAATCGCCCTGCACCGCCCACACGGCCTGGCATGCCTGGCATGCGCAAGCCCGTGGCACCGGGCGAGCTGATGCAACTGCAGAAGCCGGGCGCTCGCCCGGCTGCAGCACCACCGCGGCGCCCCGGTGCACCGGCCGGAGCAGCCGGAGCCGATGGTGATCAAGCCGCGCGTCCCGTGGCCACGCCGCCGAGCGCACCGCGTCGGCCCAACTTCCGGGCACCGCAACCGCCCGCCGGAGGCCGCCCTCGCCGCCCCGATTGGGACGACAGCGCGAAGCTCGAAGCCCTGCGCAGCCGCTCGCCGCAAAAGCAGCGCCAGAAGGTGCACATCATTGGCGAAAACGACGACGCCCTGACGGCCGAAACCGGCGGTTACGCCGGCGAACAGGAAGCCGTGGTGCTGCAGGCCTCTCTGGCACGCCCCGCCAAGCCGAGGGCTGCCGCAACTGCTCAACGCAAGCCCACAGCCGTCGCCCGCAAGCGCAAGAAGGAAACCACCCGTCAGCGCCAGCGCCGCCGCGCCATGGAGTTGCGCGCCGCCCGTGAGGCCAAGCTGCAGCGGCCCGAAATGCTGATCGTGCCGGAGGGCAACCTCACGGTGCAGGAGCTGGCCGATCGCCTGGGCGTCGACAGTTCCGAGATCATCAAGAGCCTGTTCTTCAAGGGCATCATCGCCACCGTCACCCAGACCCTCGATCTCTCCGCGATCGAGAACGTGTCTGAGGAGTTCGGTGTGCCCGTGCTCGAGGACGACGTGGAGGCCGCCGCCGCCAAGACGGTGGAGATGATCGAGGAGAGCGATCTGGCTCACCTGATCCGCCGCCCGCCCGTGGTCACCGTGATGGGCCACGTGGACCACGGCAAAACGAGCCTGCTCGACTCGATCCGCAAAACCCGCGTGACCGCCGGCGAGGCCGGGGGCATCACCCAGCACATCGGTGCGTACCAGGTGGAAGTGCCCCACGCCGGGGAACAGCGCAAGATCACCTTCCTCGACACCCCTGGCCACGAGGCGTTCACCGCCATGCGTGCTCGTGGCACCAAGGTGACCGACGTGGCCGTGCTGGTGGTGGCCGCCGATGACGGCGTGCGCCCCCAGACCCTGGAGGCCATCAGCCACGCCCGCGCCGCCAAGGTGCCGATCGTGGTGGCGATCAACAAGATCGACAAGGAAGGCGCCTCTCCGGATCGGGTGAAGCAAGAGCTGTCCTCCCACGAGCTCGTGGCGGAGGACTGGGGCGGCAACACCGTGATGGTGCCCGTGAGCGCCATCAAGGGCGAGAACATCGACAAGCTGCTCGAGATGATCCTGCTGGTCACCGAAGTGGAAGACCTGCAGGCCAACCCCGACCGCATGGCGAAGGGCACCGTGATCGAGGCGCACCTCGACAAGGCCAAGGGCCCTGTGGCCACCCTGCTGATCCAGAACGGCACCCTGCGCACCGGCGACGTGCTGGCTGCAGGTCCGATCCTGGGCAAGGTGCGCGCCATGGTCGACGACAACGGCAAGCGCGTGAAGGAAGCTGGTCCCTCCTATGCGGTGGAGGCCCTGGGCTTCAGCGAAGTGCCCACCGCGGGCGACGAGTTTGAGGTCTATCCCGACGAGAAATCCGCCCGTGCCGTGGTGGGTGATCGTGCCACCGAAGCCCGCGCCACCCGTCTGGCGCAGCAGATGGCCTCCCGCCGTGTGTCGCTGGCGTCGATGTCGGGCCAGGCCAGCGAAGGCGAGCTCAAGGAGCTCAACCTAATCCTCAAGGCCGACGTGCAGGGCTCCGTGGAAGCCATCCTCGGCTCCCTCGAACAGCTGCCCCAGGAAGAGGTGCAGGTGCGGGTGCTGCTCTCGGCGCCGGGCGAAGTCACCGAGACCGACGTGGATCTGGCTGCCGCTTCCGGCGCCGTGATCGTGGGCTTCAACACCTCGATGGCACCAGGCGCCAAGCGCGCCGCCGATGCCACCGGCGTGGATGTGCGCGATTACGACGTGATCTACAAGCTGCTCGAGGACATCCAGATGGCCATGGAAGGTCTGCTGGAGCCCGAGCTGGTGGAAGAGGGCCTCGGCGAAGCCGAAGTGCGCGCGGTGTTCACCATCGGCAAGAGCGCGGTGGCCGGCTGCTACGTCACCAACGGCAAGCTGCAGCGCAACTGCAAGGTGCGCGTCTGGCGCGGCAAGGAAAAGGTGTACGAGGGCGACCTCGACTCTCTGCGCCGCGGCAAAGACGACCAGAAGGAAGTGGCCACCGGCTTCGAGTGCGGCATCGGCTGCGATCGCTTCGCCAACTGGCAGGAAGGCGATCGCGTTGAGGCCTACAAACTGGTCACACAACGCCGCACACTGAGCACCTGA
- a CDS encoding YlxR family protein, giving the protein MSERSVLRRCVTCRELLDRRQLWRVIRLADGGLALDQGMGRSAYLCPTRDCLEEARRRKKLQKGLRCQVADSIYAALEQRLHATSSAGSEAR; this is encoded by the coding sequence GTGAGTGAACGCAGCGTCCTCAGGCGCTGTGTGACCTGCCGAGAGCTGCTGGATCGTCGGCAGCTCTGGAGGGTCATCCGCCTGGCGGACGGAGGACTCGCGCTGGATCAGGGCATGGGCCGATCGGCCTACCTCTGCCCAACGCGCGACTGTCTGGAGGAAGCCAGACGCCGCAAGAAGCTGCAGAAAGGCCTGCGTTGTCAGGTTGCAGATTCCATCTACGCGGCACTGGAGCAGCGCCTGCACGCCACCTCTTCTGCAGGCTCTGAGGCAAGATGA
- the nusA gene encoding transcription termination factor NusA, whose translation MALVLLPGLSNLIEDISEEKKLPAQVVESALREALLKGYERYRRTLYLGISEDPFEEDYFSNFDVALDLDEEGYRVLASKIIVEEVESEDHQIALAEVMQVAEDAQVGDTVVLDVTPEKEDFGRMAAATTKQVLAQKLRDQQRRMIQEEFADLEDPVLTARVIRFERQSVIMAVSSGLGRPEVEAELPRRDQLPNDNYRANATFKVFLKEVSEIPRRGPQLFVSRANAGLVVYLFENEVPEIQEGSVRIVAVAREANPPSRSVGPRTKVAVDSVEREVDPVGACIGARGSRIQQVVNELRGEKIDVIRWSQDPGQYIANSLSPARVEAVRLVDPEGQHAHVLVPPDQLSLAIGREGQNVRLAARLTGWKIDIKNSTEYDQAAEDEKVSELIAQRQEEEALQAEAEARLEAEQALRAEEDARLRELYPLPEDEEDYGAEASYDEATTEEPAVEQASEDVPEQQPASDEVAGDDEEGAR comes from the coding sequence ATGGCACTGGTTCTCCTCCCCGGTCTGTCGAACCTGATCGAGGACATCAGCGAAGAGAAGAAGCTGCCTGCCCAGGTGGTGGAGTCGGCCCTGCGTGAAGCGCTGCTCAAGGGCTACGAGCGCTACCGCCGCACCCTGTATCTGGGCATCAGCGAAGACCCCTTCGAGGAGGACTACTTCTCCAACTTCGATGTAGCGCTCGACCTCGATGAGGAGGGCTACCGCGTGCTGGCCTCCAAGATCATCGTGGAAGAGGTGGAGAGCGAAGACCACCAGATCGCCCTGGCCGAGGTGATGCAGGTGGCCGAGGACGCCCAGGTGGGCGACACCGTGGTGCTCGATGTCACCCCGGAAAAAGAAGATTTCGGCCGGATGGCCGCCGCCACCACCAAGCAGGTGCTGGCCCAGAAGCTGCGCGATCAACAGCGCCGCATGATCCAGGAAGAGTTCGCGGATCTCGAAGATCCCGTGCTCACCGCCCGGGTGATCCGCTTCGAGCGCCAGAGCGTGATCATGGCCGTGAGCAGCGGCCTAGGCCGCCCCGAGGTGGAGGCCGAGCTGCCCCGCCGCGACCAGCTCCCCAACGACAACTACCGGGCGAACGCCACCTTCAAGGTATTCCTCAAGGAGGTGAGCGAGATCCCCCGCCGCGGACCGCAGCTGTTCGTGAGCCGCGCCAACGCTGGATTGGTGGTGTATCTGTTCGAAAACGAGGTGCCCGAGATCCAGGAAGGATCGGTGCGGATCGTGGCTGTGGCCCGCGAGGCCAATCCCCCCAGCCGCTCGGTGGGTCCGCGCACCAAGGTGGCCGTGGACTCGGTGGAGCGCGAAGTGGATCCGGTGGGTGCCTGCATCGGCGCCCGAGGCTCCCGCATTCAGCAGGTGGTGAACGAGCTGCGCGGCGAAAAGATCGACGTGATTCGCTGGTCGCAGGACCCTGGCCAATACATCGCCAACTCCCTGAGCCCGGCCCGTGTGGAAGCCGTACGCCTGGTCGATCCCGAGGGCCAGCACGCCCACGTGCTGGTGCCGCCCGATCAGCTCAGCCTGGCCATCGGCCGCGAAGGTCAGAACGTGCGCCTGGCCGCCCGCCTCACCGGCTGGAAGATCGACATCAAGAACAGCACCGAATACGACCAGGCCGCGGAAGACGAGAAGGTGTCGGAGCTGATCGCCCAGCGCCAGGAAGAAGAAGCGCTCCAGGCAGAAGCTGAGGCACGCCTGGAGGCCGAGCAGGCCCTGCGTGCCGAGGAGGACGCCCGCCTGCGGGAGCTCTATCCCCTGCCGGAGGACGAAGAGGACTACGGCGCCGAAGCCAGCTACGACGAGGCCACCACCGAAGAGCCCGCCGTTGAGCAGGCCAGTGAAGACGTTCCCGAGCAACAGCCCGCGAGCGATGAGGTGGCCGGCGACGATGAGGAAGGAGCCCGGTGA
- the rimP gene encoding ribosome maturation factor RimP — translation MPHPLIPDLERLASQVAADAGFQVCGVQLLTHRIPMTLLVQLRLADGGDVSLDNCASFSGVLGEALEAAALIEDAYVLEISSPGIAETLNDDRDFRSFRGFPVCVRYRDAKTGAEAEREGLLLERTDDSVQINVRGRTVRLPRVDVITVRLTTPTEG, via the coding sequence TTGCCGCATCCCCTCATCCCCGATCTCGAGCGCCTGGCCAGCCAGGTGGCCGCCGACGCCGGATTTCAGGTGTGCGGCGTGCAGCTCCTCACCCATCGCATCCCGATGACGCTGCTTGTGCAGCTGCGTTTGGCCGATGGGGGTGACGTGAGCCTCGACAACTGCGCCAGCTTCAGCGGCGTTCTGGGCGAAGCCCTCGAGGCGGCCGCCCTGATCGAGGACGCCTATGTTCTGGAGATCAGCAGCCCCGGCATCGCCGAAACGCTGAATGATGACCGGGACTTCCGCAGCTTCCGCGGATTTCCGGTGTGCGTTCGCTACCGCGATGCCAAAACCGGCGCCGAGGCCGAACGGGAAGGCCTCCTGCTGGAGCGAACCGACGACAGCGTGCAGATCAATGTGCGCGGCCGCACCGTTCGCCTGCCCCGCGTCGATGTGATCACCGTTCGGCTCACCACCCCGACTGAGGGCTGA
- a CDS encoding metallophosphoesterase, whose amino-acid sequence MAEEQVVLRVLQLSDPHLLADPRGRCRGRVALDALQHGWQQALLQLGQPPDLLLISGDLCQDESLGGYVRLRELLEAWAVPAALLPGNHDHPGLLRAALGRQAWIAPALLPLGGWHLLLLSSHRPGSVAGWLDAPQRAWVQRQLLVSSAPLLVALHHPPVPIGSPELDRIALQEPEPLLQHLRTSVQVRGVVFGHVHQHWHGQTPRVGGLPLQLWACPSTLAAFSAVQPCPLGQPDWPGGRLLELGSDGALTTRLLRWPPVGSA is encoded by the coding sequence ATGGCCGAGGAGCAGGTGGTGTTGCGGGTGCTTCAGCTGAGTGATCCCCATCTGTTGGCGGATCCCCGTGGCCGCTGCCGCGGCCGGGTGGCCCTGGATGCGCTGCAGCACGGCTGGCAACAGGCGCTCCTCCAGCTGGGCCAACCCCCGGATCTGCTGTTGATCAGTGGCGATCTCTGCCAGGACGAGAGCCTCGGTGGCTACGTGCGCCTGCGGGAGTTGCTGGAGGCATGGGCGGTGCCGGCGGCCCTGTTGCCTGGCAACCACGATCACCCCGGCCTGTTGCGGGCTGCCCTCGGGCGCCAGGCTTGGATCGCGCCAGCGCTTCTGCCGCTGGGCGGCTGGCACCTGCTGCTGTTGAGCAGCCATCGGCCCGGCTCAGTGGCCGGCTGGCTCGACGCCCCCCAGCGCGCCTGGGTGCAACGCCAGCTCCTGGTCAGTTCTGCTCCCCTGTTGGTGGCGCTGCACCATCCGCCGGTGCCGATCGGTAGCCCTGAGCTCGATCGGATTGCCTTGCAGGAGCCCGAGCCGCTGTTGCAGCACCTACGCACCAGCGTTCAGGTGCGCGGGGTGGTCTTCGGTCATGTGCATCAGCATTGGCATGGTCAGACCCCGCGAGTGGGTGGGCTCCCCCTGCAGCTCTGGGCCTGCCCCTCCACCCTGGCGGCCTTCAGTGCCGTGCAGCCCTGCCCGCTCGGCCAGCCCGATTGGCCCGGGGGCCGCTTGCTGGAGCTGGGCTCCGATGGGGCCCTCACCACCCGGCTGCTGCGTTGGCCGCCCGTCGGGTCTGCCTAG